Within the Cyprinus carpio isolate SPL01 chromosome B18, ASM1834038v1, whole genome shotgun sequence genome, the region tataatcatactgtgatgtatataaataaacacactttaCATTGCAATCTCTGTACATACCGTTGGCCATATGCTCCAGCGATCCCATGACAAGGCTGTCATAGATGTGCCCCTTGATCCTGTTTGTCAGGCCTTGGTAACGCTGGGTGTCTTTGGCCACATGAACGAGCATCTGAGCAAACGTATATGCACCTATGGAGAAAGCATGGACCAGTAGAGGGCGCTGTGAGAAGCGCTCACTCTCTAATAATTCCAGCACACGACCACCATACTCCAACGCCCAGCGGGGCCACAAGAACTGGCTCACCTCACTTTCCACTAGGAGCACATCAAAGCCCATGCGAAAGTAAATCTCACAGTATTTGGCAATGGCCTGCGGCCTGGAGCCCAGCCATGGCAGCAACAGCAGCATCGGTTTAGGGTGAGCAGGTGAAACACTAGCCGTGGGAGTCCCAGCGACGTCATTTGCGAGGAAGGTGATGTGTTTACTGATCTTGTGAGCAGTGACCCCTTCCATGGTGACCCCACTGGAAAACATGATAGCAGGTGAGCTAAAGAAAGGATAAAGTggaaagaacaacatttttataaaaggCACAGCTGACTCCAACTTACTCACATGCTGGTCGGCGCCAAAGAAATCCTCTCAATGCCATATGAACTCTAGAAATCtgtcttttaaagaaatatctaatCTTCTGGATGAACGACATGCTGTATTGCCTTAATTCTTGCAGTTGTTTTAGTTAAGGTCTGTATCGATTAAAAGAGTGTGCTTCTCAACCCTGCTCCTCAGACATTGCCCATTTCGGATGTGTTCATACCGTATCTGATAGACCATGGTGAAGAAACCTTCTCCCCCTGGGAAAGAGCTATCTAAAATTTATGAAATGCTAACTATTTTTGTGTTGCACCATCATAGATGAAGAAGTTAGTTGTAAAACTGCATGTAA harbors:
- the si:dkey-5i3.5 gene encoding transmembrane protein 53 isoform X1; translated protein: MLFFPLYPFFSSPAIMFSSGVTMEGVTAHKISKHITFLANDVAGTPTASVSPAHPKPMLLLLPWLGSRPQAIAKYCEIYFRMGFDVLLVESEVSQFLWPRWALEYGGRVLELLESERFSQRPLLVHAFSIGAYTFAQMLVHVAKDTQRYQGLTNRIKGHIYDSLVMGSLEHMANGLGETIFPRMEGLVKSASLLYFRVFKHQTVDYFNSSISVFWNTPLMVPALFFYSENDAMCDYKSLEKMVEFWRSRGQTVEIKKWKESVHAGHLRAHLQDYLSTLEYFVKSLNMVPLKAKM
- the si:dkey-5i3.5 gene encoding transmembrane protein 53 isoform X2, which codes for MFSSGVTMEGVTAHKISKHITFLANDVAGTPTASVSPAHPKPMLLLLPWLGSRPQAIAKYCEIYFRMGFDVLLVESEVSQFLWPRWALEYGGRVLELLESERFSQRPLLVHAFSIGAYTFAQMLVHVAKDTQRYQGLTNRIKGHIYDSLVMGSLEHMANGLGETIFPRMEGLVKSASLLYFRVFKHQTVDYFNSSISVFWNTPLMVPALFFYSENDAMCDYKSLEKMVEFWRSRGQTVEIKKWKESVHAGHLRAHLQDYLSTLEYFVKSLNMVPLKAKM